Proteins encoded in a region of the bacterium genome:
- the dnaK gene encoding molecular chaperone DnaK: MKEKIIGIDLGTSNSSAAVMEGDKPVIIPSAEGTTIVGGKAFPSYVAFTKDGQILVGEPARRQAAVNPEGTVFAAKRKMGTDYKYNIYGKTYTPEQISAFILQKIKKDAETFLGVPIKKAVITVPAYFNDNQRQATKDAGTIAGLEVVRLINEPTAAAFAYGLNKLDQELKFLVFDFGAGTLDVTIMEMMRGVFKVLSTSGNTQLGGTDMDNVLIDYIVGEFKKETGIDLKQDKMAIQRIREAAEKAKIELSSTVETDINLPFITADQTGPKHLVMKIRRAKLEELIQPIIDKCKEPIDRAIEDAKLTRSEIKKIILVGGPTRMPIVQKFIEEYIGVKPERGVDPMECVSIGAAIQGAILAGEMKDKDILLLDVTPLSLGVETLGGVFTKVIERNTTIPTKKSQIFTTAADNQTSVEVNVLQGERPMAKDNLSLGKFHLDGIPPAPRGVPQIEVSFDIDANGILHVSAKDLGTGKEQSIRITASKKLSQEEIEKMVKEAEKHAEEDKKARELIDLCNQADGLIYSVNKTLKEHGDKLNDAEKKAIEEKIKNLDNLIKSETKDAESIKTGMSELEQASHKLAQILYQQAQSSQQQQQTETPTSEQQPTEEKKEDKGNVVDAEYKEVDDDKKNE, from the coding sequence ATGAAGGAAAAAATTATTGGAATAGACCTTGGAACAAGTAATTCCTCAGCAGCAGTGATGGAGGGAGATAAACCAGTTATAATTCCAAGTGCTGAAGGAACAACAATAGTTGGAGGGAAAGCATTCCCTTCTTATGTTGCTTTCACAAAAGATGGACAAATTCTTGTTGGAGAACCAGCAAGAAGACAGGCAGCAGTTAATCCAGAAGGAACTGTCTTTGCAGCAAAAAGAAAAATGGGAACTGATTATAAATATAATATCTATGGGAAAACATACACGCCTGAACAAATTTCTGCTTTTATTCTGCAGAAAATAAAGAAAGACGCAGAAACATTTCTTGGAGTTCCTATTAAGAAAGCAGTTATAACAGTTCCAGCATATTTTAATGATAACCAGAGACAGGCAACAAAAGATGCAGGAACTATTGCGGGGCTTGAAGTTGTAAGATTAATAAACGAACCAACAGCAGCTGCTTTTGCCTATGGTCTCAATAAACTTGACCAGGAACTAAAATTTCTTGTTTTTGATTTTGGTGCAGGAACACTTGATGTAACAATAATGGAAATGATGAGAGGTGTTTTTAAAGTTCTATCAACAAGTGGAAATACACAATTGGGCGGTACAGATATGGATAATGTCTTAATTGATTACATTGTAGGGGAATTTAAAAAAGAAACAGGTATTGACCTAAAACAGGATAAAATGGCAATACAGAGAATAAGAGAAGCAGCAGAAAAAGCAAAAATAGAACTTTCTTCAACTGTTGAAACAGATATAAATCTGCCATTTATAACTGCTGACCAGACGGGACCCAAACACCTTGTAATGAAAATAAGAAGAGCAAAATTGGAAGAACTCATCCAGCCAATTATAGATAAATGTAAAGAACCAATTGATAGAGCAATTGAAGATGCAAAATTAACAAGGAGCGAAATTAAGAAAATAATACTTGTTGGTGGACCAACAAGAATGCCAATAGTTCAGAAATTTATTGAAGAATATATTGGAGTAAAACCAGAAAGAGGAGTTGACCCTATGGAATGTGTATCAATAGGAGCAGCAATTCAAGGGGCAATTCTTGCAGGAGAAATGAAAGATAAAGATATATTGCTTTTAGATGTAACCCCTCTTTCCTTAGGGGTAGAAACATTAGGAGGAGTTTTTACAAAAGTAATAGAAAGAAACACAACAATCCCTACGAAAAAAAGTCAGATATTTACAACTGCTGCGGATAATCAGACATCTGTGGAAGTAAATGTTCTTCAAGGTGAAAGACCTATGGCAAAAGATAATTTAAGTTTAGGTAAATTTCATTTAGATGGTATTCCACCCGCACCAAGAGGAGTACCTCAAATTGAAGTTAGTTTTGATATTGATGCAAATGGTATTTTACATGTTTCTGCAAAGGATTTAGGAACTGGAAAAGAACAATCAATAAGAATAACCGCTTCTAAAAAATTATCACAAGAAGAAATAGAAAAAATGGTAAAAGAAGCAGAAAAACATGCAGAAGAAGACAAAAAAGCCAGAGAACTTATTGATTTGTGCAATCAGGCAGATGGATTGATATATTCAGTAAATAAAACATTAAAGGAGCATGGTGATAAATTAAATGATGCAGAGAAAAAAGCTATAGAGGAGAAAATAAAAAATTTAGATAATTTAATAAAGAGCGAGACAAAAGATGCAGAAAGTATAAAAACAGGAATGAGTGAATTAGAACAAGCATCTCATAAACTTGCTCAAATACTTTATCAACAGGCACAATCATCACAACAACAGCAACAGACAGAAACACCTACATCAGAACAACAACCAACAGAAGAGAAGAAAGAAGATAAAGGAAATGTAGTAGATGCTGAATATAAAGAAGTTGATGATGACAAAAAGAACGAATAA
- a CDS encoding sialidase family protein, with protein sequence MIITNITPLRYSPGKLEYFSFIRGDVGAQFHQGPEIYPFSDGRVLILWGAYDIQECSKDSVVLYSESDDQGITWSAPQVFLKTPGCLNSALLLQMRNTPKVLLFIRESFYVDYVEDKKHRIFTKWADYSKSYSRMILRESNDLGKTWSLGREMPFYCFEALQIESGRILVSVYSLDKSKKEQFYIAYFLYSDDEGKTWEKSNDIIMPEKRGAMEPTFVEVSPNKIYCIIRNKSGYLYESISEDGGKTWQSAKKTQIPAPESMARLLKLKSGNVLLVWNNIPSTSQHPRHPLVTSLSCDGCESWSEPKIIADDIGLNQLSNHGISQLKDGRILLGISHYYATLPSFGDLEMAIFDEEWMSSR encoded by the coding sequence ATGATAATTACAAATATTACACCGTTAAGGTATTCCCCAGGAAAGTTGGAGTATTTTTCTTTTATTCGTGGAGATGTAGGAGCACAATTTCATCAAGGACCTGAGATTTATCCTTTTTCTGATGGTAGAGTTTTAATATTATGGGGTGCTTATGATATTCAAGAGTGTTCAAAAGATAGTGTAGTTTTATATTCAGAGTCGGATGACCAAGGAATAACATGGTCAGCCCCTCAAGTGTTCTTAAAAACACCCGGTTGCTTGAACAGTGCATTATTGCTTCAAATGAGAAATACTCCAAAGGTCTTATTATTCATAAGAGAGAGTTTTTATGTTGATTATGTGGAAGATAAAAAACACCGGATATTTACAAAATGGGCTGATTATTCAAAAAGTTATTCCCGTATGATTCTCAGAGAATCTAATGATTTAGGAAAAACATGGAGTTTAGGCAGAGAAATGCCATTTTACTGTTTTGAGGCATTACAAATTGAGAGTGGCAGAATTCTTGTTAGCGTTTATTCCTTGGACAAAAGCAAAAAAGAGCAGTTTTATATCGCCTATTTTTTGTATTCTGACGATGAAGGCAAAACATGGGAAAAAAGCAATGATATTATAATGCCAGAAAAAAGAGGAGCGATGGAACCAACATTTGTTGAAGTTTCACCAAATAAAATTTACTGTATTATCCGAAATAAGAGTGGATATCTTTACGAATCTATCTCAGAAGATGGAGGAAAAACATGGCAATCTGCAAAAAAGACACAAATCCCTGCTCCTGAGTCAATGGCAAGATTACTTAAACTTAAAAGTGGAAATGTTCTTTTAGTTTGGAATAATATTCCATCAACTTCTCAACATCCCCGACACCCTTTAGTTACCTCACTTTCTTGTGATGGTTGTGAAAGTTGGAGTGAGCCTAAAATTATTGCCGATGATATTGGATTAAACCAACTAAGTAATCATGGAATATCACAGTTAAAAGATGGTAGAATTCTATTAGGCATTAGCCATTACTATGCAACACTACCATCCTTCGGTGATTTAGAAATGGCAATTTTTGATGAGGAATGGATGAGTTCTCGTTGA